The Cutaneotrichosporon cavernicola HIS019 DNA, chromosome: 5 DNA segment TCATAGGGTTCAGCGGGCGGCCAGTCCCCTTCTCAAGAGACAGCTCGTTGAACGCCTCGCCGGACGGCTCGACGCCAATACGCTCCCGGACGTACTCGATCCCATgttcctcgagggcgagggcgtacACGAACGCCTTGGAGATTGACTGGATGCTGAACTCGAGAtcggcgtcgccagccGTGTACACGTACCCATCCATCGTGGagacggcgatggcgaggcggtTCGGGTCGGCGTTCTTGAGTTCGGGGATGTATGATGCCGTCGTACCCGGGTTGTCTGACCCTATCTCGCGCATCACTCTAACGAGGTAGTCGGGGATAGGAGACTGGATCTTGGACCCGGGAACGTCTGTCCGGCCAACGATGCAGTTTGCGCGCGTGGCCTCTTGGTGGTTCTCCATGATGCTGGTGTGAGCACATGTGCCAATGTGGTCGCATTTGATGAGGTCGTATTGTGTGAGGTCCATAGCGTGCTGGCCAATGGTGAGAACAAAAGAGGAGTTGTCTGTCAAAGGAGGTTGCCAAAGGGAGGCGGAGAGTAGAGTATGTGGGAGGTGTCCACCCCTCAATCCAAGCCTCATAGCTCATAGCTCATAGCTCACGGAACGAGGTGGCTTTGAGCCACAAGCCGAGAGGGAAACGAAACAATTTCACCAACCACAATGTCACTCACGTTTTGTGGAACGAGCGAGTGAgagatcgaggaggtcTGTAGGAATGAAGAAGAGTGACAGCTCGGAATCTAAGCATGCTTTATGCAACGATGCGACGTGGGAAAGGTTTCCAAGAGTATCGTCAAGCGAAGAACGGCACCCCGTTGACCCTAAACATGTTATTGAAACACTCATAAACCCCTCCACACAAATCCACACGACGTCACCAGGTACAATCTGGCAAATCCGGTGGGACTAACCGGTTCAGCACCAGCCCCGTTTCAACTGTCAAAGCTCAATCTCTACCCAACTCAACTCCAGTCCGCCTTCACGGGCCCGAAACTCTCATCACTCCCATGCtatctcgctctcgcttCAAACTCACAGCCTTCCCTCGAGTCGTTCGCCTCTCTTCGACGATGCGTCCACCACTCCCAATCGTCAATCCCCGCGTCGATCCTCCTCAATTGGTTTACCGTCCCCAAGACGCCAAGATCCAACCTCGTAAACCCGAGGGCTTCGTTCCCGCCGTGCAGCGGTGGTCGGCGGTTCTTCCCGATGAGCTGGTGGTAGCTACGTTCGGGGTCCAAGctctcgacgccgagcaccTTGATGGCGAGTTCATGAGGTGGGCAAGGATCGCGCTcggctcctcgtcctccccctcttccgccCCGTCCGCAGACGCACCCTGTATCGTCGACCACGCGCGATACACAGACGCTGCGAGGTATCACCACCACGTCGTGGTTGCGTACTGGCGGAATCCCGAATCTTATGCCCGCTGGTCCGCGTCCCATGAGGAATGGTGGAATACTGCTGCAGACAGGAGTGAGGGGGTATACCGTGAAGTGGTGCATGTCCCCTCCGAACGCGCCGAGACGATTTACTGGCTCGACTATCCTGGCGGCCTTATGCGGGATGCGCGCACCGAACTCTATCCAACGCCCTACTGCGGGTACTATGGAGCGATGCGGGACCGTCTTCCCGCAGCGGCGGAGGATCTCCTTGATGCGCCCAAGCCGGATAGACATGTCAAGAGCGGTACGCACGGTCGGTGGCGGGTTACTCTGCCCCATAATGTGGCGGTTATTCGGTCGGCGCATACTTGGCAATTTATGGATGAGGAACAGCTCGCCGATTATGGACGTAAACTCAAACCACCGCTCGAGAAGGGGATGGACTTCCTCGCTACCACTCCTGAAAGCGGATGTCTTTCTCTTCGGTGGCTTACTGTCACCAATGAGGAAGGAGTGGAGAAGCCTGAAGCCCATGCTACGGCGTACTTCGCCTCACTGGGGGATATGGAGGTATGGGCTGAGCGACACCGCACGCACGCTGCCATCTTCGGCGCTGCTGTTGCCAGGTACAAGCACTACGGCGGGAGAAACCAGTTGCGGACGTGGCACGAAGTGTTTGTCCTTCCCGAAGGCCAGACGTTTGAGTACATCAACTGCCATCCCGAGACTGGCCTCCTGCCCTTCttcgacggcgagcgcgtaTCATAAGTTGCGGGACGACGCTCATTGGGCATTGGCATGCATTGGTCGTATCAGGACAAGATCAAGATGACTCACCCTGGCTGTCACTGATTCCCACTTGCTGGGGAGCGTCTTGTGCGCGCACTTGGAGCACATTCCCACGCTCAGAGCCTGTGCTACGTCTGTGGGTCTCAAACTGCCTACTCCACACCGcaccctctccttcctGGCATTCCTCTCGCACAGCAAGACTCACCTGTGCTCGTGGGGTCCCGCACAGAGATGCTTTTCACGCTCGGGCACGGCACTGATCGCACCGTGCCTTCGCACAGATGCGGCGTCTCGCTGCCGTATTAGATCGCTTCAACACATGTGCCACAAATAGGCCATTGCTGAGACGCTAGACGCTCGGACAGCTGATTGCAGCTGCACAGATTGCACATTGTTGTTGCCCTCTCGCTACTGGTATTGAAGTTGCATTGAAGCGTTGAACATCATTGAGGGAAGGAAAAGGATTCATGGGTCTTCATCCCATCCAGCAGAGCATTGCTTCCCGACGAGCCTTGCATCTTGCGATGAGTAAGAGGGGTTTTTGCACAACGGACCGATCGCTCTAAGCCACTACCTGGTCTCTTGCCTTGAAGCACGTGTCGAAATTAGTAGCGGATCGGGGCGGTGTCGTccgctggaggaggaggagcccgaCGGTctggcgacgccgagtaacggcgacgagggctcGGCGAACGACGacgctcgcggtcgcggtcctcgccaccaaAGGGAGCGCGGTCACGGTCGTCGTCACGGCGCGCACGGCCACCGTAGGGGTCATCGTCACGGTCACGGTCACGACCACGGCCGTAAGGTCCGTCACTGTTGTCAGCGATTGGAGAAAGGTTGGCTTAccggtcgcggtcgcggccAAAGGGCCGATCGTACGGACGGTCACGGtgaccgccgcggcggtcgTCGCCGTAGCGGTCGGGTCCCGGACCCCAGCGGTCGCCGTAGCGGTCACCTCCACGGCCCCACCCGCCACGGTCgcggccaccaccaccaccaccgccaccccaGCGGTCATCCAGAGGACGCTTCTCGCCACGGTACTCTCCGGGCGTGGGTGCGTGGGGCTTGGTGGTGGCCGAGTAGTCGACACGAATGTTGCGGCCATGCAGCTCGATGCCATTCAGCTTCTCGATGGCGCGGGTAGCGTCCTCGGTCGAGCGCATGGTGATGAAGCCGAAGCCACGCGAGCGGTCAGTCTAGTGGTCAGCTGACACCTTCCTTCAATTGATGTCTAACTTACACGCTGGTCGTAAACAATGGTCACCTTCTCGACATCGCCGTAGCGCATaaactcgtcctcgaggtcgcgctcgcgggTGCGGATAGAGAGACCAAAcacgccgaggacgttgtTGGCGTCAGG contains these protein-coding regions:
- a CDS encoding uncharacterized protein (Haem-containing dehydratase) produces the protein MRPPLPIVNPRVDPPQLVYRPQDAKIQPRKPEGFVPAVQRWSAVLPDELVVATFGVQALDAEHLDGEFMRWARIALGSSSSPSSAPSADAPCIVDHARYTDAARYHHHVVVAYWRNPESYARWSASHEEWWNTAADRSEGVYREVVHVPSERAETIYWLDYPGGLMRDARTELYPTPYCGYYGAMRDRLPAAAEDLLDAPKPDRHVKSGTHGRWRVTLPHNVAVIRSAHTWQFMDEEQLADYGRKLKPPLEKGMDFLATTPESGCLSLRWLTVTNEEGVEKPEAHATAYFASLGDMEVWAERHRTHAAIFGAAVARYKHYGGRNQLRTWHEVFVLPEGQTFEYINCHPETGLLPFFDGERVS
- a CDS encoding uncharacterized protein (RNA recognition motif. (a.k.a. RRM, RBD, or RNP domain)), coding for MDHPSDPREPWVPQSPPPPAADDRYAERPPPPAHDTEMADSRRDDERDDRYRAEPPRRDDRAPPSFNRGPPPRPANAPHPDANNVLGVFGLSIRTRERDLEDEFMRYGDVEKVTIVYDQRTDRSRGFGFITMRSTEDATRAIEKLNGIELHGRNIRVDYSATTKPHAPTPGEYRGEKRPLDDRWGGGGGGGGRDRGGWGRGGDRYGDRWGPGPDRYGDDRRGGHRDRPYDRPFGRDRDRDGPYGRGRDRDRDDDPYGGRARRDDDRDRAPFGGEDRDRERRRSPSPRRRYSASPDRRAPPPPADDTAPIRY